One window of the Conexibacter sp. SYSU D00693 genome contains the following:
- a CDS encoding glucose-6-phosphate dehydrogenase assembly protein OpcA, translated as MSAAAENGTGAQDLVWSAQDTTPGEVDSALRQMLGELHARDSAYVPGRVLNLVSVVDREWSGEVANRMRRVGRFHPSRTIVCAVEPGRTTLDARATIAVPGPSRGGAPAVARELIVLTCGARHLEHLDRLVDPLVVTDLATVVWSPHGHPEAVRSVLPLAQVVLLDSVDAATPADAIARARELSQDVYVVDLAWLRTTPWRERIAATFDPPWGRAELATLDRVVVRHHPESTMAGLLFVGWLASRLGWEPSGLVASGKGLEGRAHARRQDVAIRLEVDPTMQVRGLAGVELGSAGGRTLSYDRGPGGLRARYAHRRGTEREWTIMGASRGEAGILGEGIRQALLRDPTYRPALDAAAALVG; from the coding sequence ATGAGCGCGGCGGCCGAGAACGGGACGGGCGCCCAGGACCTCGTCTGGAGCGCGCAGGACACGACGCCGGGCGAGGTGGACAGCGCGCTGCGCCAGATGCTCGGCGAGCTGCACGCGCGCGACAGCGCCTACGTGCCCGGCCGCGTGCTCAACCTCGTCAGCGTCGTCGACCGCGAGTGGAGCGGCGAGGTCGCCAACCGGATGCGCCGCGTCGGGCGCTTCCACCCGTCACGCACCATCGTCTGCGCGGTCGAGCCGGGGCGCACGACGCTCGACGCGCGGGCGACGATCGCGGTGCCGGGGCCCAGCCGCGGCGGCGCGCCCGCCGTCGCCCGCGAGCTCATCGTCCTCACCTGCGGCGCGCGTCACCTCGAGCACCTCGACCGGCTCGTCGACCCGCTCGTCGTCACCGACCTCGCGACCGTCGTCTGGTCGCCGCACGGCCATCCCGAGGCGGTGCGCAGCGTGCTGCCGCTCGCGCAGGTGGTCCTGCTCGACAGCGTCGACGCGGCCACCCCGGCCGACGCCATCGCCCGCGCCCGCGAGCTCTCCCAGGACGTCTACGTCGTCGACCTCGCGTGGCTGCGCACGACGCCGTGGCGCGAGCGGATCGCGGCGACGTTCGACCCGCCGTGGGGACGGGCCGAGCTCGCGACCCTCGACCGCGTCGTCGTGCGCCACCACCCCGAGTCGACGATGGCGGGCCTGCTCTTCGTCGGCTGGCTCGCGTCCCGGCTGGGCTGGGAGCCGTCGGGCCTCGTGGCCTCCGGCAAGGGCCTCGAGGGACGCGCGCACGCCCGCCGCCAGGACGTGGCGATCCGCCTCGAGGTCGACCCGACGATGCAGGTCCGCGGCCTCGCCGGCGTCGAGCTGGGCTCCGCGGGCGGCCGGACCCTGAGCTACGACCGCGGGCCCGGCGGGCTGCGGGCGCGCTACGCCCACCGCCGGGGCACCGAGCGCGAGTGGACGATCATGGGCGCCTCGCGCGGCGAGGCCGGCATCCTCGGCGAGGGCATCCGCCAGGCGCTGCTGCGCGATCCGACCTACCGGCCGGCGCTCGACGCGGCCGCGGCGCTGGTGGGCTAG